The proteins below come from a single Triticum aestivum cultivar Chinese Spring chromosome 5D, IWGSC CS RefSeq v2.1, whole genome shotgun sequence genomic window:
- the LOC123125384 gene encoding putative G-type lectin S-receptor-like serine/threonine-protein kinase At1g61610 codes for MDSPALLRYTTALIIMFLPLSASNDRLVPGKPLSPGTTIVSDGGMFALGFFNPSNSTPDKLYLGIWYNNIPKLTVVWVANRETPITNNNSSAPMLSLTNASNLIISEAFVDNGDEVYATYSLSDGAPPTRSVLTYSGVYQFESWSSKSLVWDIISKWPSAECNGYGYCGPYGYCDETLAPIPTCKCLDGFEPANKEEWFSGRFLAGCQRKELLHACSSSYLALLGMKAPSKFALVGGGRSTSEECVAECNRNCSCVGYVYRNVSSGRSGGDTTMCLVWAGDLIDTGKISAELGGETLYLRLANTNAAGKKRKSNAFRIVLPVRSGGLLILICITLAWLKCKVYRPDTNISDNGATSKNKKWSMHKNIRLGGMSASDELGEETPPHDQDFPFVRLEEIVLATHNFSKESKIGQGGFGKVYKGLLGGQEVAVKWLSRDSQQGTKEFKNEIILIAKLQHRNLVRLLGCCGEGDEKLLIYEYLPNKSLDATLFDDSRKLLLDWTTRFNIIKGVARGLLYLHEDSRFTIIHRDLKAGNILLDAYMKPKIADFGMARIFGDNQQNENTQRVVGTYIGYMAPEYAMEGVFSTKSDVYSFGVLLLEVVTGIRRNSNCETMGFSSLALHSWNKWNEEKTEELPDSSIIDTSPDEVLLCVHVALLCVQDNPDDRPLMSSVVFVLENGSNTLTSPNRPAYFSRRSTEVDQIRQDIQTSVNSFTLTEIEGRCT; via the exons ATGGATTCGCCAGCTCTCCTTCGCTACACCACAGCCCTGATCATTATGTTCCTGCCTTTGAGTGCTTCCAACGACCGCCTTGTCCCCGGCAAGCCGCTATCCCCAGGTACAACCATCGTCTCTGACGGTGGCATGTTCGCCTTGGGCTTCTTCAACCCCTCCAACTCCACTCCAGACAAGCTGTACCTTGGCATATGGTACAACAACATCCCCAAGCTCACAGTTGTGTGGGTTGCCAACCGTGAAACCCCAATCACCAACAACAATTCCTCCGCACCGATGCTTTCCCTCACCAACGCCTCCAACCTCATTATCTCCGAAG CCTTCGTCGACAATGGTGATGAGGTCTACGCCACATATAGCCTCTCGGACGGCGCGCCACCCACAAGGTCAGTCCTTACCTATTCTGGCGTGTATCAGttcgagagctggagcagcaagtCGTTGGTGTGGGATATCATTTCCAAGTGGCCGTCTGCTGAATGCAATGGCTATGGCTACTGTGGCCCGTATGGCTACTGCGATGAGACATTGGCGCCAATCCCAACTTGCAAGTGCCTAGATGGCTTTGAGCCGGCAAACAAGGAGGAGTGGTTCAGTGGCAGGTTCTTGGCAGGGTGCCAGCGGAAGGAGCTGTTGCACGCGTGCAGCAGTAGCTACTTGGCCTTATTGGGGATGAAGGCACCAAGTAAATTTGCGCTCGTCGGAGGGGGCAGAAGTACGTCTGAGGAGTGTGTCGCAGAGTGCAACCGCAACTGCTCCTGTGTGGGGTACGTGTATCGCAACGTCAGCAGCGGCAGGTCCGGAGGAGACACGACTATGTGTTTGGTGTGGGCTGGGGATTTGATTGACACCGGAAAGATAAGCGCAGAGCTCGGAGGAGAGACACTCTATCTCCGACTTGCAAATACAAATGCGGCAG GTAAAAAGAGAAAGAGCAATGCATTCAGGATTGTGCTGCCAGTTCGAAGCGGTGGTCTTCTCATACTCATATGCATAACTCTTGCATGGTTAAAATGCAAAG TTTACCGCCCTGATACCAATATCTCAGATAATGGAGCAACTA GCAAGAACAAAAAATGGAGTATGCACAAGAACATAAGATTGGGTGGTATGAGTGCCTCTGATGAACTTGGGGAAGAAACCCCTCCTCATGATCAAGATTTTCCATTCGTAAGATTAGAAGAAATTGTCCTTGCAACCCACAATTTCTCCAAAGAATCTAAGATTGGACAAGGAGGATTTGGCAAAGTCTACAAG GGACTATTGGGTGGTCAAGAAGTCGCAGTCAAATGGCTAAGTAGAGATTCTCAACAAGGAACAAAAGAATTCAAGAACGAAATAATTCTAATTGCAAAATTGCAACATAGAAATTTGGTTCGACTTCTTGGGTGTTGTGGTGAAGGAGATGAAAAGCTCTTGATATATGAGTATCTGCCTAACAAGAGCTTAGATGCTACCCTATTTG ATGACTCAAGAAAATTGTTATTGGATTGGACAACACGGTTTAATATAATCAAAGGCGTTGCAAGGGGGCTTCTATATCTTCACGAAGACTCAAGGTTCACCATAATTCATAGGGATCTAAAAGCTGGAAATATTTTGTTGGATGCATATATGAAACCCAAGATAGCGGATTTTGGTATGGCGAGGATCTTTGGTGATAACCAGCAAAATGAAAATACTCAACGCGTAGTTGGAACATA CATTGGCTACATGGCTCCtgagtatgcaatggaaggtgtctTCTCTACCAAATCTGATGTCTACAGCTTCGGCGTATTACTATTGGAGGTTGTAACTGGTATAAGGAGAAATTCCAATTGTGAAACTATGGGATTTTCCAGCCTCGCTCTTCAT TCATGGAATAAGTGGAACGAAGAAAAGACTGAGGAACTGCCAGACTCGTCTATCATAGATACTTCACCAGACGAAGTTCTGCTTTGCGTCCATGTAGCACTCTTGTGTGTGCAGGATAACCCAGATGACAGGCCACTCATGTCATCTGTTGTGTTCGTCCTAGAGAATGGAAGCAACACACTTACATCCCCCAATCGCCCCGCCTACTTTTCGCGACGAAGTACTGAAGTGGATCAAATAAGACAAGATATTCAAACTTCCGTCAATAGTTTTACTCTTACTGAGATAGAGGGACGATGTACCTAA
- the LOC123125385 gene encoding putative cysteine-rich receptor-like protein kinase 32 yields the protein MNNFSDWIRRFWQVLPGFGKVYKGMSGRGGGGVGQEVAIKRLSKDSQQGTYEFKNEVILIAILQHRNLVVSGICRSSYSQTMGFPSLTVYSWDMWMEGKTEDLLDSTIMDTC from the exons ATGAACAATTTCTCTGATTGGATAAGGAGGTTTTGGCAGGTTTTGCCAGGTTTTGGCAAAGTTTACAAG GGAAtgtcggggagggggggggggggggtgggtcaAGAAGTTGCTATCAAGAGGCTAAGTAAGGATTCTCAACAAGGAACATATGAATTCAAGAATGAAGTTATTCTAATTGCCATATTGCAGCATAGAAACTTG GTTGTCAGTGGAATATGTAGAAGCTCCTATAGTCAAACCATGGGCTTCCCTAGTCTCACTGTCTAT TCATGGGATATGTGGATGGAAGGGAAGACAGAGGATTTGTTGGACTCAACTATCATGGATACTTGTTAA